One stretch of Kiritimatiellia bacterium DNA includes these proteins:
- the ppk2 gene encoding polyphosphate kinase 2: MSKDKKGGDQQKDDAPRKKLKRKIYEGELRKLQIELVKLQEWIKHKGLRVVVLFEGRDAAGKGGAIKRVTESLNPRICRVVALGTPTEREKTQWYFQRYVAHLPAAGEMVLFDRSWYNRAGVERVMGFCTEAEYEEFLRSCPEFERMLIRSGIILIKYWFSVSDAEQERRFQDRIHDTTKRWKLSPMDLQSRARWVDYSKAKDEMFKYTDIKQAPWYVVEADDKRRARLNCIHHLLSLIPFKDLTPEKLKLPRRQPDPGYERPPITDQTFVPEVY, translated from the coding sequence ATGTCCAAGGACAAGAAAGGCGGGGACCAACAGAAGGACGACGCGCCGCGCAAGAAGCTCAAGCGGAAGATTTACGAGGGCGAGTTGCGCAAGCTCCAGATCGAGCTCGTGAAGCTCCAGGAATGGATCAAGCACAAGGGGCTCCGCGTCGTCGTGCTGTTCGAGGGCCGCGACGCGGCCGGCAAGGGCGGCGCGATCAAGCGGGTCACCGAGTCGCTGAACCCCCGCATCTGCCGCGTCGTCGCCCTCGGCACGCCCACCGAGCGCGAGAAGACGCAATGGTACTTCCAGCGCTACGTCGCCCACCTGCCCGCCGCCGGCGAAATGGTCCTCTTCGACCGCAGCTGGTACAACCGCGCCGGCGTCGAGCGCGTGATGGGGTTCTGCACGGAGGCGGAGTACGAGGAGTTCCTCCGGTCGTGCCCGGAGTTCGAGCGCATGCTCATCCGCTCGGGGATCATCCTGATCAAGTACTGGTTCTCGGTCAGCGACGCCGAGCAGGAGCGCCGGTTCCAGGACCGCATCCACGACACGACCAAGCGCTGGAAGTTGAGCCCGATGGACCTGCAGTCCCGCGCGCGCTGGGTGGACTACTCGAAGGCCAAGGACGAGATGTTCAAGTACACGGACATCAAGCAGGCGCCGTGGTACGTGGTCGAGGCCGACGACAAGCGGCGGGCCCGGCTCAACTGCATCCATCACCTGCTCTCGCTCATCCCCTTCAAGGACCTGACGCCCGAGAAGCTCAAGCTGCCGCGCCGCCAGCCGGACCCCGGCTACGAGCGGCCGCCGATCACGGACCAGACGTTTGTGCCGGAAGTGTACTGA
- a CDS encoding rhomboid family intramembrane serine protease, with amino-acid sequence MFPLRDDNPTLRASVATLAIVAVNALAWVFVQRLGIDPGLSESVWRFGLIPGELLGRVRPGTEVPAGPGLVAVLDGAPNGWSVLTSMFMHGSWMHLIGNMWFLLVFGDNVEDAMGPVRFVVFYLLCGVAAVAAQVLSGPSSLVPMVGASGAIGGVMGAYLVLYPHAPVHLLVWIGFYASRVVVPAFFMLGYWFLLQLVAGAFDRGHGGVAFWAHVGGFAAGALLVRPFCDPARLAAFRARRARRWGRARYP; translated from the coding sequence ATGTTTCCGCTCCGGGACGACAATCCCACGCTGCGCGCGTCGGTGGCCACGCTGGCGATCGTCGCGGTCAACGCCCTGGCGTGGGTCTTCGTGCAGCGGCTGGGCATCGATCCCGGCTTGAGCGAGTCCGTCTGGCGTTTCGGGCTGATCCCCGGCGAGTTGCTGGGCCGGGTGCGGCCGGGGACCGAGGTGCCGGCCGGGCCGGGCCTGGTGGCGGTGCTGGACGGCGCGCCGAACGGATGGAGCGTGCTGACCTCCATGTTCATGCACGGGAGCTGGATGCACCTCATCGGCAACATGTGGTTCCTCCTGGTCTTCGGCGACAACGTGGAGGACGCGATGGGGCCGGTCCGCTTCGTGGTCTTCTACCTCCTCTGCGGGGTCGCGGCGGTGGCGGCGCAAGTGCTGTCAGGACCGTCGAGCCTGGTGCCGATGGTCGGCGCGTCCGGGGCGATCGGCGGGGTGATGGGGGCCTACCTGGTCCTGTATCCGCACGCGCCCGTGCACCTGCTGGTCTGGATCGGCTTCTACGCGAGCCGCGTGGTGGTCCCGGCGTTCTTCATGCTGGGCTACTGGTTCCTGCTGCAGCTGGTTGCGGGCGCGTTCGACCGGGGGCACGGCGGCGTGGCGTTCTGGGCGCACGTCGGCGGGTTCGCGGCCGGGGCGCTGCTGGTGCGCCCGTTCTGCGATCCCGCCCGGCTGGCGGCGTTCCGCGCGCGCCGCGCGCGGCGGTGGGGCCGAGCGCGCTATCCCTGA
- a CDS encoding zf-HC2 domain-containing protein has product MNHHLKEQQILDYLFGLAEPAESARTEQHLAGCGDCRKHAELLRRRFATLESLRETEAASERLIADTLRRVRVDRPARETRFPAFGWIAAAAAAVLLAVFVVAPRLGREPAMELARSETVPAPADGGTAGASLPPAPEPVAAPPPAAVPPPSEFAGGALLADSVPMIAGELADRDKSLREADEILSDAAGQPAAPMLAAARAFAPERSAGADISEPPAPKSSAPAAEKKPARRPRKPRPADTAPHTARLPKGWSFDPTNQVRVMLIPLKSKADGLVAAPEEGFRTRHWQVRVLNDATNAQLVSVTRAFERPGWSLRLLNNEGRVARQSDLEAVIEADVSAGGFRAVHCMISEPTEEKSP; this is encoded by the coding sequence ATGAACCACCACCTGAAAGAACAGCAGATCCTGGACTACCTCTTCGGGCTGGCCGAACCCGCGGAGAGCGCCCGGACCGAGCAGCACCTCGCCGGATGCGGCGACTGCCGGAAACACGCGGAACTCCTGCGGCGGCGCTTCGCGACGCTGGAGTCCCTGCGCGAAACCGAGGCCGCGTCCGAGCGGCTGATCGCCGATACCCTGCGCCGCGTCCGGGTGGACCGGCCCGCGCGCGAGACGCGCTTCCCCGCGTTCGGCTGGATCGCCGCCGCGGCGGCCGCCGTGTTGCTGGCCGTGTTCGTCGTCGCGCCGAGGCTTGGCCGAGAGCCGGCGATGGAACTGGCCCGGAGCGAGACAGTTCCCGCCCCGGCGGACGGCGGCACGGCCGGAGCTTCTCTCCCGCCCGCTCCGGAACCCGTCGCCGCGCCGCCCCCAGCCGCGGTTCCGCCTCCGTCGGAATTCGCGGGCGGCGCACTACTGGCAGACAGCGTCCCGATGATCGCCGGCGAGCTCGCGGACCGCGACAAGAGCCTCCGCGAGGCGGACGAGATCCTTTCCGATGCGGCGGGCCAGCCCGCCGCGCCGATGCTGGCGGCGGCCCGGGCCTTCGCGCCGGAGCGGTCGGCCGGGGCGGACATCAGCGAGCCGCCCGCGCCCAAGTCCTCCGCGCCGGCGGCGGAGAAAAAGCCCGCCCGGCGGCCGCGCAAGCCGCGCCCCGCCGACACGGCGCCCCATACCGCGCGGCTGCCGAAGGGCTGGAGCTTCGACCCGACCAACCAGGTGCGCGTCATGCTGATCCCCCTGAAAAGCAAGGCCGACGGGCTCGTCGCCGCGCCGGAGGAAGGCTTCCGCACCCGGCATTGGCAGGTCCGGGTCCTGAACGACGCCACGAACGCGCAGCTCGTATCGGTCACCCGCGCCTTCGAGCGGCCGGGTTGGAGCCTTCGGCTTTTGAATAACGAAGGCCGAGTGGCCCGCCAATCGGACCTGGAGGCCGTGATCGAAGCCGACGTCTCGGCCGGCGGTTTTCGCGCCGTGCATTGCATGATTTCGGAACCCACAGAGGAGAAATCGCCATGA
- a CDS encoding sigma-70 family RNA polymerase sigma factor produces the protein MDPTDETLMQAYRQGDETALARLVRRHSGPLLGYLTRMSSNPHQAEDLFQETFVRVHRHAENFRPDGRFKPWLYTIATRLAVDELRRRKRTPILLSMDEQTEEHHSLADRLADPAAGPADCAAAADLRARVRGAVERLSPAQRAILSLTYFEGFTYPEAARALGRSLGTIKKQMSRALRTLARALPDLAPGHAAGGAA, from the coding sequence ATGGACCCTACGGATGAGACGCTGATGCAAGCCTACCGGCAAGGCGATGAGACAGCCCTGGCCCGGCTGGTGCGGCGTCATTCCGGCCCCTTGCTGGGCTACCTTACCCGCATGAGCTCGAATCCCCACCAGGCCGAGGACCTCTTCCAGGAAACCTTCGTCCGCGTCCACCGCCACGCCGAGAACTTCCGGCCCGACGGCCGGTTCAAGCCGTGGCTCTATACCATCGCCACCCGCCTGGCCGTGGACGAGTTGCGCCGCCGGAAGCGCACGCCCATCCTGCTCTCCATGGACGAACAGACCGAGGAGCATCATTCCCTTGCCGACCGCCTGGCGGACCCGGCCGCCGGGCCCGCCGATTGCGCCGCGGCCGCCGATCTCCGCGCGCGCGTGCGCGGCGCCGTGGAGCGGTTGAGCCCCGCCCAGCGCGCGATCCTGTCGCTCACCTACTTCGAGGGCTTCACCTACCCCGAGGCGGCCCGCGCCCTGGGCCGCTCGCTCGGCACGATCAAGAAGCAGATGTCCCGCGCGCTCCGGACCCTGGCGCGCGCGCTACCCGACCTGGCGCCGGGCCATGCCGCGGGAGGCGCCGCATGA